One region of Vicia villosa cultivar HV-30 ecotype Madison, WI unplaced genomic scaffold, Vvil1.0 ctg.002318F_1_1, whole genome shotgun sequence genomic DNA includes:
- the LOC131638471 gene encoding uncharacterized protein LOC131638471: MDDYIVLTIHHSGEFVDGDLRVYEGGEVSELKIDVDTWSYFELTGSLKCLGYRDFEKIYYKDPTFGMQQLTDDAGAFEIADLYKVHLGVDIFIKHTIGQPEFVDPTGLENVVVEEQGVTEEHVRNEEERVVEEMLSKLHEEVNGNSNEAELEDENVVLEAEKVVLEAEKVVLEAEHVVLEAEKDCMENEKDDSSDSGEVDDSMSSDDSEYKYDSALDVEFNDSSGNYEDIDEDELDNLVEQHEDRDEGVKIGSGSESEGLVNGCDSDDSHGVQKKTYPYV, encoded by the coding sequence ATGGACGATTATATCGTACTCACAATTCACCATAGTGGTGAATTTGTTGATGGTGATCTTAGAGTTTATGAAGGAGGGGAAGTTTCTGAGTTGAAAATAGATGTTGACACATGGAGTTACTTTGAGCTGACAGGTTCACTCAAGTGTTTAGGGTATAGGGATTTTGAGAAAATCTATTACAAAGACCCAACATTTGGGATGCAACAACTGACTGATGATGCAGGAGCATTTGAAATAGCCGATTTGTATAAGGTTCATTTAGGTGTAGACATTTTTATTAAACACACAATTGGGCAGCCTGAGTTTGTAGATCCAACAGGGTTAGAAAATGTTGTAGTTGAGGAGCAAGGTGTCACTGAGGAGCATGTAAGAAATGAGGAGGAGAGGGTAGTTGAAGAAATGCTTTCTAAGTTGCATGAAGAAGTAAATGGTAACTCTAATGAAGCTGAGTTGGAGGATGAGAATGTTGTGTTGGAGGCTGAGAAGGTTGTGTTAGAGGCTGAGAAGGTTGTGTTGGAGGCTGAACATGTTGTTTTGGAGGCTGAGAAAGATTGTAtggaaaatgagaaagatgaCAGTTCTGATAGTGGTGAAGTGGATGATTCCATGAGTAGTGATGATAGTGAATACAAATATGACAGTGCTCTTGATGTTGAGTTTAATGATTCTTCTGGTAATTATGAAGATatagatgaagatgaattggacaaTCTAGTTGAACAACATGAAGACAGAGATGAGGGTGTTAAAATTGGGAGTGGTAGTGAGAGTGAAGGTTTAGTGAATGGGTGTGACAGTGATGACAGTCATGGTGTGCAAAAAAAAACATATCCCTATGTTTAA
- the LOC131638472 gene encoding uncharacterized protein LOC131638472 yields the protein MADFKWEVGSYFSSKDDFKEAITSYDVHSGRNLKFTKNDKVRVRVKCKDGCDWEAYCAKSSREATWQLRKVNDVHSCSRDYNVKMMTTKWLSKRLQNSLKINPRMKIKDIEAKAQKKWNVGVNKTKAIRARVKARDMVDGSFLGDYTRIYDYYHELLRTNPCSTVKVGVEPSQEGSQNHFPYSKRLYICLASCKQSFKFSRHVIGLDGCFLKGLCGGQILAAIGRDPNDQMLPIAFAVVEGENRDSWTWFLELLIDDLGGKNECLTYTFMSDQQKGLLPAMDELLPNVEQRFCVRHLYNNFRKRYSGKILKEIIWRAAKTTYAQAWEREMKRMRLINEEAYLHMMKTPPRFWSRSYFRGTNKCDAVVNNMSESFNSIILESRSKPLVTTVEEIRTYCMEKWATNRMRFQKLADDDVLPNIKKKVDRTSTYTNSWIVRMSAEHIFEVHHVENPADKFVVNLKECVCSCRRWELTGLPCVHALASIKSRNFKVEEYIPAYYRKSMYMKVYSSIIYPLNGSNLWVRTEYPDVLPPKYRRMLGRPKKRRNLEQGEIDGSDKK from the exons ATGGCTGATTTCAAATGGGAGGTGGGTTCCTACTTTAGTTCAAAGGATGATTTCAAAGAGGCAATCACATCATATGATGTTCACAGTGGAAGAAAcctaaagtttaccaaaaatgaTAAGGTAAGAGTGAGGGTAAAGTGTAAGGATGGATGTGATTGGGAAGCCTATTGTGCCAAATCCTCAAGGGAAGCAACTTGGCAATTAAGGAAGGTGAATGATGTACATAGTTGCAGTAGGGATTATAATGTGAAAATGATGACTACCAAGTGGCTGAGCAAGAGGTTACAAAACTCCTTAAAAATCAATCCTAGGATGAAAATCAAAGATATCGAGGCAAAGGCACAAAAGAAATGGAATGTAGGTGTGAACAAAACCAAAGCAATTAGGGCAAGGGTTAAAGCAAGAGATATGGTTGATGGATCATTCCTAGGGGATTACACTAGAATCTATGATTATTATCATGAATTGCTAAGAACAAATCCATGTTCCACAGTGAAGGTTGGTGTTGAACCATCTCAAGAAGGCtcacaaaatcattttccataCTCCAAAAGGTTGTATATATGCCTTGCATCATGTAAGCAAAGTTTTAAGTTTTCTAGGCATGTAATAGGGTTGGATGGTTGTTTTCTCAAGGGGCTATGTGGAGGGCAAATACTAGCTGCTATAGGTAGGGATCCAAATGATCAAATGCTACCTATAGCATTTGCAGTGGTAGAAGGAGAAAATAGGGACAGTTGGACATGGTTCTTGGAGTTATTGATTGATGACCTTGGTGGAAAAAATGAGTGCCTCACATACACATTCATGTCAGACCAGCAAAAG GGATTATTGCCAGCCATGGATGAACTGTTGCCCAATGTAGAGCAAAGATTCTGTGTCAGGCACTTGTACAACAATTTCAGGAAAAGATATTCTGGGAAGATACTTAAGGAAATAATTTGGAGGGCTGCTAAGACTACTTATGCTCAGGCCTGGGAAAGAGAGATGAAGAGGATGAGGCTGATAAATGAAGAAGCATACCTACATATGATGAAGACACCTCCAAGATTTTGGAGTAGATCTTATTTTAGAGGGACTAATAAATGTGATGCTGTAGTGAATAACATGtctgagtctttcaacagtattATTCTTGAGTCAAGGTCCAAACCCCTAGTGACCACGGTGGAGGAGATCAGGACATATTGTATGGAAAAATGGGCAACAAATAGAATGAGGTTTCAAAAATTGGCCGATGATGATGTGTTGCCTAACATCAAAAAGAAGGTTGATAGAACGAGTACTTACACAAATTCATGGATTGTGAG GATGTCTGCTGAACACATATTTGAGGTTCATCATGTAGAAAACCCTGCAgataaatttgttgtgaatttgaAGGAATGTGTGTGCTCCTGTAGGAGGTGGGAATTAACTGGACTTCCCTGTGTTCATGCATTGGCTAGCATTAAAAGTAGGAACTTCAAGGTTGAGGAATACATCCCTGCCTATTATAGGAAGTCAATGTACATGAAAGTGTATTCATCTATAATTTATCCTTTGAATGGATCAAATCTATGGGTCAGAACTGAATATCCAGATGTGCTCCCTCCTAAGTATAGGAGGATGCTTGGAAGGCCTAAGAAAAGGAGAAATTTGGAGCAAGGAGAGATAGATGGTTCTGACAAAAAATGA